The Mytilus edulis chromosome 12, xbMytEdul2.2, whole genome shotgun sequence genome contains a region encoding:
- the LOC139498195 gene encoding protein disulfide-isomerase A6 homolog yields the protein MIVLVLAALCAGATAFYSSGDGVVDLTPSNFDREVVNSDALWIVEFYAPWCGHCQSLTPEWKKAAKALQGVVKVGAVNADDHRELGGRFSVQGFPTIKIFGLNKNKPEDYQGGRTADAIVNSALSKVQSMVKDRMAGRGGSGGSRSGGGSSGGGSQKPDPGAVIELTDSNFEDLVINGDDMWLVEFFAPWCGHCKNLAPHWTQAATQLKGKIKMGTLDATVHTVMANRYGVRGYPTIKMFPAGKKSESDAQEYDGGRTASDIVAWVNDRYTANLPAPEIYEITTQDVFDKNCQESQLCVVAVLPNILDCQSACRNKYIATLKTMAEKYKKQQWGWLWTEAAAQPNLEQTLGIGGFGYPAMAAVNSRKKLYVLLKGPFTEIGINEYLRSLSYGKGSTEPLKDLPKVDKTEAWDGKDGQLPVEDDIDLSDVELDDLKDEL from the exons atgatTGTCCTTG tATTGGCAGCCTTGTGTGCTGGTGCAACAGCCTTCTACTCCAGTGGGGATGGAGTTGTAGATCTTACCCCATCAAATTTTGACCGAGAAGTTGTTAACAGTGATGCTTTGTGGATAGTTGAGTTCTACGCCCCATG GTGTGGACATTGTCAATCTTTAACACCTGAATGGAAAAAAGCAGCTAAAGCACTCCAG GGTGTTGTCAAGGTAGGAGCAGTGAATGCAGATGACCATAGAGAACTTGGAGGAAGATTTAGTGTACAGGGCTTCCCTACCATTAAAATATTCGGACTTAATAAGAATAAGCCTGAAGATTATCAAG GAGGCAGGACTGCTGATGCCATTGTAAACTCTGCCTTAAGCAAAGTACAATCAATGGTTAAAGACAGAATGGCAGGCAGGGGTGGAAGTGGTGGTTCACGCAgcggtggtggcagcagtggagGTGGATCTCAG AAACCAGACCCAGGTGCAGTGATTGAATTGACAGACAGTAACTTTGAAGATTTGGTTATTAATGGTGATGACATGTGGCTTGTTGAATTCTTTGCTCCATGGTGTGGCCACTGTAAAAATCTGGCTCCACATTGGACACAGGCTGCCACACAACTGAAAGGGAAGATTAAAATGGGAACTCTAGATGCCACAGTCCACACTGTTATGGCCAACAGATACGGT GTTAGAGGATATCCAACAATTAAGATGTTCCCAGCCGGTAAGAAGTCTGAGAGTGATGCACAGGAGTATGATGGTGGAAGAACAGCTTCAGATATTGTAGCCTGGGTGAATGACAGATATACTGCTAACCTTCCAGCACCAGAAATATATGAG ATTACAACTCAAGATGTATTTGACAAGAATTGTCAAGAGAGCCAGCTCTGTGTTGTTGCAGTCCTCCCTAACATTTTAGACTGTCAGTCAGCctgtagaaacaaatacatagCAACATTGAAAACTATggcagaaaaatacaaaaaacaacagtGGGG ATGGCTGTGGACTGAAGCTGCTGCACAACCAAATTTGGAACAGACTTTAGGTATTGGTGGATTTGGGTATCCT GCAATGGCAGCTGTTAATTCAAGGAAAAAgttatatgttttattaaaagGACCATTTACAGAGATTGGTATTAATGAATATTTAAG GAGTTTATCCTATGGTAAAGGATCCACAGAACCATTAAAAGATTTACCAAAAGTAGATAAAACAGAGGCCTGGGACGGCAAAGATGGACAG TTACCAGTAGAAGATGATATAGACTTGTCGGAT